In the genome of Bacteroidota bacterium, one region contains:
- a CDS encoding DUF4065 domain-containing protein, with translation MKTITQKEIGQRIFDLRKNRGYSQNDLAKLLKISRPSLTHIELGKRNLSAIELKKIADVFLISIDKLLSSDFSLSEIIADEKETSEEPKIRISIPELRVNKFKNILLYILEKCAGKPNVGETLLYKLFYFSDFNYYEIYEEHLTGAEYRKLPYGPVPQKLDIIINQMIANKQLQRINVDYHGYPQKRYLPLTKPNLKSFSASEKDVIDKVIAQFSDWSASAISEYSHKDIPWLASKEGEAIDYELAFYRESPYSVRNYDENEGAL, from the coding sequence ATGAAGACAATAACACAAAAAGAAATTGGACAAAGAATTTTCGATTTACGAAAAAATAGAGGATATTCACAGAATGATTTAGCAAAATTATTAAAAATTTCTCGCCCTTCACTTACACACATTGAGTTAGGAAAAAGAAATCTTTCAGCGATTGAACTAAAAAAAATAGCAGATGTTTTCTTAATATCAATTGATAAACTATTATCTTCAGATTTCAGTTTGTCTGAAATTATTGCTGACGAAAAAGAAACCAGTGAGGAGCCAAAAATTAGGATTTCTATACCTGAACTGAGAGTAAACAAATTCAAAAATATTCTATTATATATTCTTGAAAAATGTGCTGGCAAACCAAATGTTGGCGAAACTCTACTTTACAAATTATTTTATTTCTCCGATTTTAATTATTATGAGATTTACGAAGAACATTTGACCGGAGCTGAATATAGGAAATTGCCATACGGGCCTGTACCGCAGAAACTTGATATTATTATTAATCAAATGATTGCCAACAAGCAATTACAAAGAATTAATGTAGATTATCATGGATATCCACAAAAAAGATATCTGCCGCTTACTAAACCAAATTTGAAGAGTTTCAGTGCCAGCGAGAAAGATGTTATAGACAAGGTAATAGCCCAATTCTCCGATTGGTCTGCTTCGGCAATAAGTGAATATTCGCATAAAGATATTCCTTGGTTGGCTTCGAAAGAAGGCGAAGCAATTGATTATGAATTAGCTTTTTATAGAGAATCACCTTATTCAGTCAGGAATTACGATGAAAACGAAGGTGCTTTATGA
- a CDS encoding aromatic hydrocarbon degradation protein encodes MKRFYTIILISVFFAANVFAGGILTNTNQSASYVRMLIRDASLGIDAVYYNPAGLTKLEDGFYFSLNNQSIWQNKEITNAYMFLNNELFEGSISAPVFPGAYFAYKKGNLALSLGFNPVGGGGGAEFQNGLPSFETPVSDLVPMMAANGFGVDKYSADIYFEGTSVFWGLQAGLSYALNDMISLYAGGRYVMAKNTYGGHIKNIMVNPIFGELTGTTMTPATTFFTDMAQAPAGGAASMQPFIDGGVGGLTFDEAEAGLIIDAATRGLLEGGLIAMGIDPTGMTLEQAQGAYQGAADQLNGYAAQTADVEVDAEQTGTGITPIFGAHFTLLENKLNIGLKYELKTKLELENATKVDGSGLFPDGAKTDSDMPAMFSIGASYQASKKLKATVGYHLYFDKDVDWGEDKTIDKNFIEMGMGLEYDITDKFLLSIGYLRAQTGATADYNTDMSYSLSTNTVGFGGAYKVTPALTVNLGVLKTVYEDGEKLIDYPTTGLTGVKETYYKDNMIFSIGIDYKLF; translated from the coding sequence ATGAAGAGATTTTACACAATTATTTTAATTTCTGTATTTTTTGCAGCTAATGTTTTTGCAGGAGGTATCCTTACAAATACAAACCAAAGTGCATCGTATGTTAGGATGCTAATTCGTGATGCATCGCTCGGTATTGATGCAGTTTATTATAATCCGGCCGGCTTAACAAAGTTGGAAGATGGATTTTATTTCTCGCTAAACAATCAATCTATTTGGCAAAATAAAGAGATAACAAATGCATATATGTTTTTGAACAATGAATTATTTGAAGGAAGTATCAGTGCACCGGTTTTTCCGGGAGCATATTTTGCATATAAAAAAGGAAATTTAGCCCTATCGCTCGGCTTCAATCCTGTTGGTGGTGGTGGTGGTGCCGAATTCCAAAACGGATTGCCTTCTTTTGAAACCCCGGTTTCAGACCTTGTACCAATGATGGCGGCAAATGGATTCGGAGTAGATAAATATAGTGCTGATATCTATTTTGAAGGTACTTCTGTTTTTTGGGGACTTCAAGCCGGACTTTCATATGCACTAAACGATATGATTTCTTTATATGCCGGTGGTAGATATGTAATGGCAAAAAACACTTATGGAGGTCATATTAAGAATATTATGGTTAATCCAATTTTTGGAGAATTGACTGGGACTACCATGACTCCTGCAACTACCTTTTTTACAGACATGGCACAAGCTCCGGCAGGAGGTGCAGCGTCAATGCAACCATTTATTGATGGTGGAGTTGGTGGCTTAACATTTGATGAAGCTGAAGCAGGACTAATAATTGATGCAGCAACACGAGGACTATTGGAAGGTGGATTAATTGCTATGGGAATTGATCCGACTGGCATGACGCTAGAACAAGCTCAGGGCGCATACCAAGGTGCTGCCGACCAACTTAACGGATATGCAGCCCAGACTGCTGATGTTGAAGTTGATGCCGAGCAAACAGGCACAGGAATTACTCCAATTTTTGGGGCACATTTTACACTCTTAGAAAATAAGTTAAATATTGGTCTGAAATACGAATTGAAAACCAAACTTGAGCTTGAAAATGCAACCAAAGTTGATGGCAGCGGATTATTTCCAGACGGTGCAAAAACTGATTCAGACATGCCAGCTATGTTTTCTATCGGAGCAAGTTATCAGGCATCGAAAAAATTAAAAGCAACGGTTGGCTACCACCTATATTTCGATAAAGATGTTGATTGGGGCGAAGACAAAACAATTGATAAAAACTTCATTGAAATGGGGATGGGCTTAGAGTATGACATTACTGACAAGTTTCTTTTAAGTATCGGTTACTTACGTGCACAAACTGGTGCCACTGCTGACTATAATACGGATATGAGCTATTCTTTAAGCACAAATACTGTTGGATTTGGTGGAGCATATAAAGTAACACCGGCATTAACTGTAAATCTTGGAGTGTTGAAAACAGTTTATGAAGATGGTGAAAAATTAATAGATTATCCTACAACCGGTCTAACTGGCGTTAAAGAAACCTATTATAAAGACAATATGATTTTTTCTATTGGAATTGATTATAAACTATTTTAA
- a CDS encoding nucleotidyltransferase family protein encodes MIEYSNITNFNLSVEDKFLLECLRDKDRSNFAEISSGSKSELNWKLIAKKYTENGISQLLFKKQKLIDLPIEIAEYFKKQYYATLAKNTLIYNKLDEIISEFRKEDIELVLLKGCLLAETVYNDIGQRPMGDFDILIEKKNLEKSYIILTKLGYKKLHNKNEFIEKLQLTYNYGYVKDMQLLELHWDLLPPHCIHSINIDDFFSTKQKIKISNSETYMFAPEFLLIHLCLHLSRNFGAGGVRLCWYVDIKKTSEIFKSTINWDVLLEKSNTFSITNIVLSHLFIAYKYFDTEIPAHLFANKNFNNVEQLFLKLYSLGVQKKLAKTDLSYYKKVMHIEGFLNKIRFLMGNLFPSVDYIKSKYSIKSNLYAYFFYPIEIFLLIKKVKINLFKLS; translated from the coding sequence ATGATTGAGTACAGCAATATTACTAATTTTAATTTATCTGTTGAAGATAAATTCTTGCTCGAATGTTTGAGAGATAAAGACAGAAGCAATTTTGCGGAGATATCTTCAGGTTCTAAATCAGAGTTGAATTGGAAATTGATTGCTAAAAAATATACTGAAAATGGCATTTCTCAATTATTATTCAAAAAACAAAAACTCATTGATTTGCCAATTGAAATTGCAGAATATTTTAAAAAGCAATATTATGCTACTCTCGCAAAGAACACCTTAATTTATAACAAATTAGATGAAATAATTTCTGAATTTAGAAAAGAAGATATCGAATTAGTTTTATTGAAAGGATGTCTGCTGGCAGAAACGGTTTACAATGATATTGGGCAACGTCCGATGGGCGATTTTGATATTCTCATTGAAAAGAAAAATTTAGAAAAATCATATATAATTCTCACAAAATTAGGCTATAAAAAATTGCATAATAAAAATGAATTTATTGAAAAATTGCAATTGACATATAATTATGGGTATGTAAAAGATATGCAACTTTTAGAGCTGCATTGGGATTTATTGCCACCACATTGTATTCATTCAATTAATATTGATGACTTTTTTAGCACAAAACAAAAAATTAAAATTTCAAATTCGGAAACATATATGTTTGCTCCTGAATTTTTATTGATTCATTTATGTTTGCACCTGAGCAGAAATTTTGGTGCAGGAGGTGTGCGACTATGTTGGTATGTAGATATTAAAAAGACTAGTGAGATTTTCAAATCGACGATTAATTGGGACGTTTTACTTGAAAAGTCAAACACTTTTTCCATTACTAATATAGTCTTAAGTCATCTTTTTATTGCCTATAAATACTTTGACACAGAAATTCCAGCCCATCTGTTTGCAAACAAAAACTTCAATAATGTTGAACAACTTTTTCTTAAATTGTATAGTCTTGGAGTTCAAAAGAAACTTGCAAAAACTGATCTTAGCTATTATAAAAAAGTTATGCACATCGAAGGATTTTTGAATAAAATAAGATTTTTGATGGGAAACCTTTTTCCTTCTGTGGATTATATAAAATCAAAATATTCAATAAAATCGAATCTTTACGCCTATTTCTTCTATCCTATTGAAATATTTTTACTTATTAAAAAGGTAAAAATCAATCTTTTTAAATTATCCTAA
- a CDS encoding PqqD family protein, whose amino-acid sequence MDSLNIIYKHSNKIISRKEGNEYILVPINRNVGDMTNVFTLKEVAAFIWENIDGKNCLQEILNLLCQEYEIDTATAKLDLENFVKKLEKMLDVV is encoded by the coding sequence ATGGATTCATTAAATATTATTTACAAACATAGCAACAAAATAATATCAAGAAAAGAAGGAAACGAATATATATTAGTTCCAATAAATCGGAATGTTGGCGACATGACAAATGTTTTCACACTTAAAGAAGTAGCGGCATTTATCTGGGAAAACATTGATGGAAAAAATTGCCTTCAAGAAATACTGAATTTGCTTTGCCAGGAATATGAGATTGATACCGCTACGGCAAAATTGGACCTTGAAAATTTTGTAAAAAAACTCGAAAAAATGCTTGATGTGGTATAA
- a CDS encoding T9SS type A sorting domain-containing protein has protein sequence MKNKKLALKMLSLLIVMNLNIFAQDTLRVMTYNLLNYGNFPPGYCDISVNNPTDKDEYLRTIIDYTKPDIFVVNEIGDNATYHDRILDSILNINGISSFQRANITNIAYSYIINQLYYNSDKLTLHSQEIVNTYIRDINLYRLYYNSPELALYNDTVFLNCIVCHLKSGSNSSDESSRATMTINAMNYLNNNNIAGNCFFMGDFNVKNSSEQAFQNLINYPNPSIRFYDPVNQIGTWYNNSSFAAFHTQSSNYYSNGCASGGGLDDRFDFILASEEIIYGTDDVQYVNNSYWAVGQDGSHFNSSVEYQGNNSVSSTVLNSLLEMSDHLPVILDIEIAQIPVSVKENISDESICINLNNPVKEQLKINIQAIEKQSLTLEIISHYGQLLFSQKIYIHEGKTDFTLAMNKFSSGLYILKISNETSILKVQKIIKL, from the coding sequence ATGAAAAATAAAAAATTGGCACTCAAAATGCTTAGTTTATTAATAGTTATGAATCTTAATATATTCGCACAGGATACTTTAAGAGTAATGACATATAACTTGCTAAACTATGGTAATTTCCCGCCAGGATATTGCGATATTTCGGTAAACAATCCAACTGATAAAGACGAATATTTACGAACAATAATTGATTATACAAAGCCAGATATTTTTGTTGTAAACGAAATTGGTGATAATGCTACCTACCATGACAGAATTCTTGATAGTATCTTGAATATAAATGGGATAAGTTCTTTTCAAAGAGCAAATATTACAAATATTGCTTATTCGTATATCATCAATCAACTATATTACAATTCCGATAAACTTACACTTCATTCTCAAGAAATTGTAAACACCTATATTCGGGATATTAATTTGTATCGTCTCTACTATAATTCGCCTGAACTTGCTCTCTACAACGATACAGTTTTTCTAAATTGCATAGTTTGTCATTTGAAATCGGGCAGCAATTCATCTGATGAAAGCTCACGAGCAACAATGACCATAAATGCTATGAATTATTTGAACAACAATAATATTGCGGGCAATTGTTTTTTCATGGGCGATTTTAATGTTAAAAATAGCTCGGAACAGGCATTTCAGAATCTGATTAATTACCCAAATCCTTCAATTAGATTTTATGATCCTGTAAATCAGATAGGTACATGGTATAATAATTCAAGTTTTGCAGCTTTTCATACTCAGTCGTCAAATTATTATTCGAACGGTTGTGCTTCTGGCGGTGGGCTCGACGACAGATTTGATTTCATCCTGGCTTCCGAAGAAATAATATACGGGACAGACGATGTTCAATATGTGAACAATTCGTATTGGGCTGTCGGGCAAGATGGAAGTCATTTTAACAGTTCGGTTGAATATCAAGGAAACAATAGCGTTTCTTCAACAGTATTAAATTCGCTTCTTGAAATGTCAGACCATTTGCCAGTAATTTTAGATATAGAAATTGCTCAAATTCCAGTAAGCGTCAAAGAAAATATATCTGACGAATCAATATGCATCAATTTGAACAATCCTGTAAAAGAGCAACTTAAAATAAATATTCAAGCAATTGAAAAACAAAGTTTAACTCTTGAAATTATTTCGCATTACGGACAATTATTGTTTTCACAAAAAATATATATTCATGAAGGGAAAACCGATTTTACATTAGCGATGAATAAATTTTCTTCAGGATTATATATTTTGAAAATATCGAATGAAACTAGTATATTGAAAGTTCAAAAAATAATTAAATTGTAG
- a CDS encoding T9SS type A sorting domain-containing protein: MKNKYLLTFFIILLISFGNHIYSQCPGCVIDTTCSPPNDFGLCPDDTINVIAFQDTFIDITFKVPLQYTDSATSITVNVFSIEILAVNGVPSGLDWECNLSPTCEYPGGGMGCIRICGIPQSAPGIYIATVDLNAEVSIVGSQTISFEVIFQVLQSGSNNNGFSFSPAFACDSVHVEFEALLENSPFPISYQWDFGNGNSDTLQFPETQLYSQPDTYQVILQTTLIDYVIVDVTANSQGNWYAGDVEELWTWIGDPDLFFVLEHGAGLYTSSTIDDDLTAHWTGLNIVLADTNIILNFWDEDFGPPLGSSDDDGGISQLNISGAGVYNYSTTGGKVSGTVTVEEQIGLVFSDTDMVVVYPSPTEVDIDVYPSQEVCEGEQIILNSNVEEGLQWFFNGSIMSGIDTSMLETSVSGIYNLVATNNYGCTNQSDTISLVFHPLPPPPFFWIIYDTLQTNLTGYDLQWYFYENELSEEIIGANDLIYVADESGYYFVLATSGFGCISSSDTVFVTSYSMIEGKELTNGLKIYPNPAQEFISIEFENIAEVEKMKIIDSFGKILFDENLDLFQTYFLRKINIKNFPAGIYCIQLSSSENTESYKFIIN, from the coding sequence ATGAAAAATAAATATTTATTGACATTCTTTATAATACTTCTAATTTCATTTGGGAACCATATTTATTCGCAATGTCCCGGATGTGTGATTGATACTACCTGTTCGCCGCCTAACGATTTCGGACTTTGCCCCGATGATACTATAAATGTGATTGCATTTCAGGATACTTTCATTGATATAACTTTTAAAGTCCCGCTGCAATATACTGATAGCGCCACCAGTATAACTGTCAATGTTTTTTCAATTGAAATTTTGGCAGTAAATGGTGTTCCTTCTGGTTTGGATTGGGAATGTAACTTGTCTCCCACTTGCGAATATCCTGGCGGGGGAATGGGCTGCATAAGAATTTGCGGCATTCCACAGTCGGCTCCCGGAATTTATATTGCAACTGTCGATTTGAATGCCGAAGTTTCGATTGTTGGAAGTCAAACAATCTCTTTTGAAGTTATTTTTCAAGTATTGCAAAGTGGCTCTAACAATAATGGATTTAGTTTTTCACCAGCTTTTGCCTGCGATTCGGTGCATGTAGAATTTGAAGCTTTGTTAGAAAATTCTCCATTTCCAATCTCATATCAGTGGGATTTTGGTAATGGAAATTCTGACACACTACAGTTTCCAGAAACTCAATTATACTCTCAGCCAGACACTTATCAGGTTATTTTGCAAACTACACTTATTGATTATGTAATTGTTGATGTTACTGCAAATTCACAAGGCAATTGGTATGCCGGCGATGTAGAAGAACTGTGGACATGGATTGGTGATCCCGATTTGTTTTTTGTTCTTGAACACGGTGCAGGGCTCTATACATCATCTACTATCGACGACGATTTGACTGCACATTGGACAGGATTAAATATAGTTCTTGCCGACACAAATATTATTTTGAATTTTTGGGACGAAGATTTTGGTCCACCTCTTGGTTCATCAGATGATGATGGAGGAATTTCGCAATTAAATATTTCGGGCGCAGGTGTTTATAACTATTCTACAACCGGGGGCAAAGTAAGCGGGACTGTAACCGTTGAAGAACAGATCGGTTTGGTATTTTCCGATACCGATATGGTAGTGGTTTATCCATCGCCTACAGAGGTAGATATCGATGTTTATCCATCACAAGAGGTTTGCGAAGGCGAGCAAATTATTTTGAACTCTAATGTAGAAGAAGGCTTGCAATGGTTTTTCAATGGTTCAATCATGTCTGGTATCGACACTTCCATGCTTGAAACAAGTGTGTCCGGCATTTACAATCTTGTTGCTACGAATAATTATGGTTGTACAAACCAATCAGATACAATCAGTTTAGTTTTTCATCCTTTGCCGCCGCCTCCTTTTTTCTGGATAATTTATGACACTTTGCAAACAAATCTCACAGGATACGATCTTCAATGGTATTTTTATGAAAATGAGCTGAGTGAGGAAATTATCGGAGCAAACGATTTAATTTATGTTGCTGATGAAAGTGGATATTATTTTGTTTTGGCAACAAGTGGTTTTGGTTGTATTAGCAGTTCCGATACGGTTTTTGTTACAAGCTATTCTATGATTGAAGGAAAAGAATTAACAAATGGACTAAAAATTTATCCAAATCCTGCTCAAGAATTCATTTCAATAGAATTTGAAAATATCGCTGAAGTAGAAAAAATGAAAATAATTGATTCTTTTGGGAAAATACTTTTCGATGAAAATCTCGACCTATTTCAAACATATTTTTTAAGAAAAATCAATATAAAGAATTTTCCTGCCGGAATCTATTGTATTCAATTATCATCTTCCGAAAATACTGAATCTTATAAATTTATAATAAATTAA
- a CDS encoding T9SS type A sorting domain-containing protein, translating into MKNTTLSFLFAAILVFAISNIYAQCTPDASCVDTELPGEICPDTLSEGVKSEFYSEVITIIPPYEADLGDSIIVPISKIVLTAIENIPPGLSFASNEPSQEFIVGDTNCVLVSGTPTDTGTYYLKIITDVYIGTILFPIFAQEYVDSTSVFIKINSEELGISENQSLDFYILENEPNPFSYETSIGFYSVKSAKSELQIFNQFGQLIYSENKYFLAGENYFDFTGRNLKSGIYFYSVFDGINYVGGKIVKAD; encoded by the coding sequence ATGAAAAACACAACCTTATCTTTTTTATTTGCAGCTATTTTAGTTTTTGCGATTTCTAATATTTATGCCCAATGTACACCTGATGCCAGTTGTGTTGATACAGAACTTCCTGGAGAAATTTGCCCGGACACTTTATCAGAAGGTGTAAAATCGGAGTTTTATAGCGAGGTAATTACAATTATTCCACCTTATGAAGCAGATTTGGGAGACAGCATAATTGTTCCTATTTCAAAAATTGTTTTGACAGCTATAGAAAATATTCCGCCCGGATTAAGTTTTGCTTCAAATGAACCATCGCAAGAATTTATTGTTGGCGACACAAATTGTGTTTTAGTGAGCGGAACTCCTACCGACACAGGAACTTACTATTTAAAAATAATTACAGATGTTTATATAGGGACTATTCTATTTCCAATTTTTGCTCAGGAATATGTCGATTCTACTTCAGTTTTCATTAAAATAAATTCCGAGGAATTGGGCATTTCTGAAAACCAAAGTTTAGATTTTTATATTCTTGAAAATGAGCCTAATCCGTTTTCATATGAAACTTCAATTGGTTTTTATTCTGTAAAATCAGCAAAATCTGAATTGCAAATTTTCAATCAATTTGGGCAATTAATTTATTCTGAAAATAAATATTTTCTTGCCGGAGAAAATTATTTTGATTTTACTGGCAGAAATCTAAAAAGTGGAATTTACTTTTATTCTGTTTTTGATGGGATAAATTATGTTGGGGGTAAGATTGTGAAGGCTGATTAA
- a CDS encoding ABC transporter ATP-binding protein: MKRALQFAWKAAPFWTIINSFITIVQGILPLAIIFLMKLIVDSVTEGALANDKESAFYNVLYFVIFAGIIFFINSALKSVSALIREHQSQIVSDYMYSIIHKKTSQLDLQYFENSNYYDILHRARIEAPFRPNSIVNNLVYILQNIISLMLIFGLIMTLHWVVSILLLVATLPGILIRLKFAKEIYDWKRSETPTERKTDYYNGLLTSLRFAKEVRLFGLSGIFIERFKNLKKLLREEKFKIVKKQTLISLVSETTTALTVFGSYAYISYKAIRGEITLGDLVMYFLAFQKGFDFLRSLFSGIAGLFEDNLFLNNLFEFLNLPQQIVSPKHSTPFPSKICKGISIRNLDFKYPNGNKFVLKNINIQIKVNETIAIVGENGVGKTTLIKLLCKFYKPTKGEILFDEVNIEEMNTEEIRENISVIFQDYAHYHLSAKENIAFGNIAENHDDNKIRKAAKTANIDLKLENLPKKYESVLGKLFENGEELSIGEYQKVALARAFYKNSQIIVLDEPTSSIDPRSEYEILQNFENATKNKTAIIISHRLSSVKMADKIYVLDKENLIESGTHEELMHLKGKYADLYNIQSEKYRT, encoded by the coding sequence TTGAAAAGAGCATTACAATTCGCCTGGAAAGCTGCTCCTTTTTGGACTATCATAAATTCTTTCATTACTATCGTTCAAGGTATTTTACCATTAGCAATTATTTTTTTAATGAAATTGATTGTTGATTCAGTTACAGAAGGAGCCCTTGCTAACGATAAAGAATCAGCATTTTATAATGTTTTGTATTTCGTAATTTTTGCAGGAATAATTTTCTTCATTAACTCTGCACTGAAATCTGTAAGTGCTTTAATAAGAGAACATCAATCGCAAATTGTGAGCGATTATATGTATAGTATTATCCACAAAAAAACTTCACAATTAGATTTACAATATTTTGAAAACTCAAATTATTACGATATTCTTCATAGAGCCAGAATTGAAGCTCCTTTCCGACCAAACTCAATAGTAAACAATCTTGTTTACATTTTGCAAAACATTATTTCGCTAATGCTAATTTTTGGTCTAATAATGACGCTTCATTGGGTGGTTTCAATTCTTTTACTTGTAGCAACCCTTCCGGGAATTTTGATTCGATTGAAATTTGCCAAAGAAATTTACGATTGGAAAAGATCCGAAACTCCTACAGAAAGAAAAACAGACTATTACAATGGCTTATTAACGTCATTACGATTTGCCAAGGAAGTTCGACTTTTTGGATTGTCCGGAATATTCATCGAACGTTTTAAAAATCTAAAAAAACTTCTTCGGGAAGAAAAATTCAAAATTGTTAAAAAGCAAACTCTAATTAGCCTTGTCTCGGAAACTACAACAGCTCTAACAGTTTTCGGATCATATGCTTACATAAGTTATAAAGCCATCAGGGGCGAAATTACCCTTGGTGATTTGGTAATGTATTTCTTGGCATTTCAAAAAGGATTCGATTTTCTACGTAGTCTTTTTTCAGGAATCGCAGGACTTTTTGAAGATAATCTTTTTCTAAATAACTTATTTGAGTTTTTGAATCTGCCACAGCAAATTGTTTCACCAAAACATTCAACTCCTTTTCCATCAAAAATTTGTAAAGGAATTAGTATTAGGAATTTAGATTTCAAATATCCAAACGGGAATAAATTTGTTTTAAAAAATATCAATATTCAAATAAAAGTAAATGAAACAATTGCTATTGTTGGCGAAAATGGTGTCGGAAAAACTACACTCATAAAGCTTTTGTGTAAATTTTATAAACCCACTAAGGGTGAAATTTTGTTTGATGAAGTAAATATTGAAGAAATGAATACTGAAGAAATCAGAGAAAATATAAGTGTCATTTTTCAGGATTATGCTCACTATCATTTATCGGCAAAAGAAAATATTGCTTTTGGAAATATTGCTGAAAACCATGACGATAATAAGATTAGAAAAGCAGCAAAAACTGCAAATATTGATTTGAAATTAGAAAATTTACCAAAGAAGTATGAAAGTGTCCTTGGAAAATTGTTTGAAAATGGAGAGGAACTCAGCATTGGAGAATATCAGAAAGTTGCACTAGCAAGGGCTTTTTACAAAAATTCTCAAATTATTGTTCTCGATGAACCCACAAGTTCAATAGATCCGAGATCGGAATACGAAATTCTCCAAAATTTTGAAAATGCTACAAAGAATAAAACTGCAATTATTATAAGTCACCGACTGTCATCTGTTAAAATGGCTGACAAAATTTATGTGCTTGACAAGGAAAATTTAATTGAATCGGGGACTCACGAAGAATTAATGCACCTTAAAGGAAAATATGCTGACTTGTACAATATCCAGTCGGAAAAATACCGTACATAA
- a CDS encoding signal peptidase I encodes MNKNNIDLQNLQNATVDFLDQGKELKIRLGGRSMYPFLRNGDIGLVKKICISNLKIGDVIVFKTSEKLIAHRLLKIIYRNKKLSLITKGDSLLKKDCPISEENYIGKIVSFDRKNKTVDIETEYFIKLNYIISKTSIVLVIIYIFVRIYWKMQSQIRVKS; translated from the coding sequence TTGAATAAAAATAACATTGATTTGCAAAATCTTCAAAATGCTACAGTTGATTTTTTAGATCAAGGTAAAGAACTAAAAATTCGATTAGGCGGAAGAAGTATGTATCCCTTTTTAAGAAATGGAGATATTGGTTTAGTTAAGAAAATATGCATTTCAAATTTGAAAATTGGAGACGTAATAGTTTTTAAAACATCAGAAAAATTAATTGCTCATAGATTGCTTAAAATTATTTATCGAAATAAAAAACTATCACTAATTACAAAAGGAGATTCATTGTTAAAAAAAGATTGTCCTATCTCAGAGGAAAATTACATTGGAAAAATTGTATCTTTCGACAGAAAAAACAAGACCGTAGATATTGAAACTGAATACTTTATAAAACTAAATTATATAATTTCAAAAACTTCAATAGTCTTAGTCATTATATACATTTTTGTTAGAATATATTGGAAAATGCAAAGTCAAATTAGAGTCAAATCTTGA